A single window of Coleofasciculus sp. FACHB-1120 DNA harbors:
- a CDS encoding sterol desaturase family protein — protein sequence MGVFFTFAILMTLTVANQRSFTALRTRTYEDWILDAVGLFFQGVLIPILQLTVVYQMYHYLLPSDRALLALPPVAAFLLSFVFVDYIYYWNHRLLHSRWLWSLHAVHHTSTEMNVLSTSRNTLWTSFLIVYLWVHALFIYLLQDPTWYITGVSLSSALDLWRHSTITPIPNSWLYRWLSALLIVPQDHAWHHASSSVCGNYGANFKLWDRMHGTYYKSDRVPDSLGVKINLTLTQKLLWPWKN from the coding sequence ATGGGAGTATTCTTTACTTTTGCGATTTTAATGACGCTGACTGTGGCGAATCAGCGCAGTTTTACTGCCTTGCGAACGAGAACCTACGAGGACTGGATTTTAGATGCTGTTGGTCTGTTTTTTCAGGGTGTTCTCATCCCGATTCTTCAGCTCACAGTAGTTTACCAGATGTACCACTATCTTCTACCCAGCGATCGCGCCTTGCTTGCTCTGCCTCCAGTCGCGGCATTCTTGCTGAGTTTCGTGTTTGTGGATTACATCTACTACTGGAACCATCGCTTGCTCCATAGTCGGTGGCTCTGGTCTCTCCACGCCGTTCATCATACCAGCACCGAAATGAATGTCTTGTCTACCTCCAGAAATACCCTGTGGACGAGCTTTTTGATCGTCTACTTATGGGTTCACGCTCTATTTATTTATCTGCTGCAAGATCCCACTTGGTACATCACTGGTGTCAGTCTTAGCTCGGCTTTAGATTTGTGGCGTCACAGCACCATCACTCCCATACCAAACTCTTGGCTATATCGCTGGCTATCGGCTTTGCTGATAGTACCCCAAGATCATGCTTGGCACCACGCCAGCAGCTCAGTTTGTGGGAACTACGGAGCCAACTTTAAGCTTTGGGATCGGATGCACGGAACGTATTATAAAAGCGATCGCGTACCGGATTCTTTGGGGGTCAAAATCAACCTCACCTTAACTCAGAAGCTACTGTGGCCTTGGAAGAATTAG
- a CDS encoding acyl transferase gives MTFLGTILSCFPSLVILIAIASFLEICFFPGIFSISALFLSLYGFPLLVYRLHERFYPVKEGISYLGSKEYSPWWGSHQIQLIYIAFPALETLLRLIPGAFSLWLRLWGAKIGKSVYWTPQLEISDRGLIEVGDRAVFGHGVGIYPHIIKPRKQDLMLYVKKVKIGSNVFLGAWNHIGPGVVVEEGTYVPVATHIYPNKKFK, from the coding sequence ATGACTTTCCTCGGCACAATCCTCTCCTGTTTTCCCTCCTTAGTTATCCTGATTGCGATCGCATCTTTTCTGGAGATCTGCTTCTTTCCAGGAATCTTCAGTATCTCGGCTCTTTTCCTTTCTCTGTATGGGTTTCCCCTGTTGGTGTATCGCCTCCACGAGCGTTTTTACCCCGTCAAGGAAGGGATCAGCTATCTAGGCAGCAAAGAGTATTCACCCTGGTGGGGAAGTCATCAGATTCAACTTATCTACATTGCGTTTCCAGCGTTGGAAACGTTGCTACGCCTGATTCCCGGTGCTTTTTCCTTATGGCTGAGACTGTGGGGAGCCAAGATTGGTAAAAGCGTTTACTGGACGCCACAGTTAGAAATTTCCGATCGCGGACTGATTGAGGTAGGCGATCGCGCAGTTTTCGGTCACGGAGTAGGCATCTACCCCCACATCATTAAACCCAGAAAACAGGACTTGATGCTGTATGTCAAGAAGGTGAAAATCGGCAGCAATGTCTTTCTAGGAGCCTGGAATCACATTGGCCCCGGAGTTGTCGTTGAGGAAGGAACCTACGTTCCGGTTGCTACCCACATCTATCCCAACAAGAAATTCAAATAA
- a CDS encoding GH3 auxin-responsive promoter family protein: protein MRPIVKLFGQLLSPYAKGFLQALENPQRTQQSVQEEIVDNLAKSEYGKFLGIRSVADWHRIPIVNYDDLKEWIERQKTTQQPILTPESILFYEKTSGSSGSAKSIPYTKSLRATFNQMFCVWAHDLIQHGPGFSTGKIYFCVSPRLDSASPNSIPAGLEDDSEYLDEWLMLFLRPFLVSPPGLNRLRNAEEFKEKLAHALLLEENLEVISIWSPSFLRVQLDYIQTHRVRLWKELKNKMSAKRSKLLLEPEIPWKLLWQELKLISCWDSANAADGAGFLRSRFPGVMVQGKGLLATEAPMTIPLIQAKGCVPLLDQVFFEFEDGEGKIHRLHEIVAGTDYEIIISQKGGLYRYRIGDRVRVSHFYQGTPCLEFLGRNQATSDLVGEKLHSEFVRSVLEDLALERTFFKSLVPSRKPVDRYILLLDTAKEPPEAIAQRLDDALMRSHHYRQARLLGQLAPARVLVSRQIPEILTLYGMRAGKKWGDLKHPLLAIAPLEEELLVDLEKVSQNSCFR from the coding sequence ATGCGCCCTATTGTCAAGCTTTTCGGACAACTTCTTTCCCCCTACGCCAAGGGCTTCTTGCAAGCACTAGAAAATCCCCAAAGAACCCAGCAATCCGTTCAAGAGGAAATTGTAGACAATCTTGCCAAGAGTGAATATGGCAAATTTTTAGGTATCCGATCGGTTGCAGATTGGCATCGTATTCCGATTGTTAACTACGACGATCTCAAAGAGTGGATCGAGCGGCAAAAAACAACCCAGCAGCCAATCTTGACACCAGAATCGATTCTCTTTTACGAAAAGACTTCTGGAAGTAGTGGCTCGGCAAAATCCATTCCTTACACCAAATCTCTTCGAGCTACCTTTAACCAGATGTTCTGTGTTTGGGCGCATGACCTAATTCAGCATGGCCCAGGCTTTTCTACGGGTAAGATATACTTCTGCGTCTCTCCCCGGCTTGATTCGGCAAGCCCAAATAGTATTCCCGCTGGATTGGAGGATGATTCGGAGTATCTGGACGAATGGTTAATGTTATTTCTTCGTCCCTTTCTGGTTTCTCCTCCCGGATTGAATCGCCTTCGCAATGCAGAGGAATTCAAGGAGAAACTTGCCCACGCGCTTCTACTCGAAGAAAATCTGGAAGTTATCTCGATTTGGAGTCCAAGTTTCCTTCGCGTACAACTCGACTACATCCAGACGCATCGAGTACGACTGTGGAAAGAACTTAAAAACAAAATGTCAGCGAAACGCTCTAAACTCCTCTTGGAGCCGGAGATTCCGTGGAAGCTGCTTTGGCAAGAATTGAAACTTATTTCCTGCTGGGATAGCGCGAATGCGGCAGATGGTGCAGGGTTTTTGCGATCGCGCTTTCCCGGTGTCATGGTGCAGGGAAAAGGACTCCTCGCCACCGAGGCACCGATGACAATTCCCCTGATTCAGGCAAAGGGATGCGTCCCTTTGCTCGATCAGGTGTTTTTTGAGTTTGAGGATGGAGAGGGGAAAATCCACCGACTTCACGAGATTGTGGCGGGGACTGACTACGAAATAATTATTTCTCAGAAAGGGGGATTATACCGCTACCGAATTGGCGATCGCGTGCGCGTCAGCCACTTTTATCAAGGAACGCCGTGCCTGGAATTTTTGGGGAGAAATCAGGCGACGAGCGATCTCGTGGGTGAGAAGCTGCATTCTGAATTCGTGCGCTCTGTCCTTGAGGATTTGGCGCTAGAAAGAACGTTTTTTAAGAGCTTGGTGCCTTCTAGAAAGCCGGTGGATCGTTATATTCTTTTGCTCGACACCGCCAAAGAGCCGCCCGAAGCGATCGCTCAACGGTTAGATGATGCTTTGATGCGATCGCACCACTATCGACAAGCTCGACTCTTAGGACAGCTGGCTCCGGCGCGGGTGCTGGTATCAAGACAAATACCGGAAATCCTCACCCTGTATGGGATGCGAGCTGGCAAGAAATGGGGAGACTTGAAACACCCGCTGTTAGCGATCGCACCCCTTGAGGAAGAATTGCTTGTCGATCTAGAAAAAGTCTCTCAGAACAGTTGTTTCCGCTGA
- a CDS encoding diguanylate cyclase has protein sequence MPQGQDLKSKEKILVVDDTPENVSLLTKILSNHGYKVRVALSGKLALQSVQANPVDLILLDIKMPDMDGYEVCRQLKSLEKICNIPVIFISALDATFDKVNAFTLGAVDYITKPIEPLEVLVRIEHQLALRQFQLQLQTQNTQLQLLLSTTQAISSAADVEEALEVILIALCQNLGWEFGEAWMPSSEGTVLEYRRCWYGDVRFDEFRRQSEAFRFSLGEGLPGRVWVSQQVEWIADMTQENSTVFLRTQIATQAGLKGVLGIPIAFDHQVLAILIFFHKQEMTPDERSLQLVNAVATQLGSMIQRKKAEEVLRQQAARERLIAEVTQQIRQSLNLEEILDATVNSIRRCLLSDRVAIYQLGANNNGTFVAESVGKKYPQMLGKTVNPSWIQECFSTFSQGFPIVLSDVEKFNFTDDGIKFFQRYQVKAVVAMPVLKEERLWGLLIAHQCAAPRDWQAFEVDLLSQLANQVAIAIHQSQLYQYVQSANRELRQLANLDGLTQIANRRRFDECLDASWKRLRREQAPLSLILLDVDFFKRYNDAYGHLEGDDCLRQVASAIKSVVRRPADLVARYGGEEFAVILPNTDIEGAVFVAETIRQAISNLAIPHSGSKVCSYVTVSLGVAGSVPNLDLLPQHLINAADAALYAAKKEGRDRVARV, from the coding sequence ATGCCTCAGGGTCAAGATTTAAAATCAAAAGAGAAAATACTGGTAGTTGACGATACCCCAGAAAATGTTAGTTTGTTAACTAAAATTTTATCAAATCATGGATATAAAGTGCGGGTTGCCCTGAGTGGTAAGCTAGCGCTGCAATCGGTTCAGGCAAATCCTGTCGATTTAATTTTGCTTGACATCAAAATGCCGGATATGGATGGGTATGAAGTTTGCCGACAGTTGAAATCCTTAGAGAAAATCTGTAACATCCCGGTTATTTTTATCAGTGCTTTAGATGCAACTTTTGATAAGGTGAATGCTTTTACATTAGGAGCAGTAGATTACATCACCAAACCGATTGAGCCACTTGAGGTTTTAGTACGAATTGAACATCAATTGGCGCTGCGTCAGTTTCAGTTACAACTGCAAACTCAGAATACACAGTTACAACTCTTACTAAGTACAACTCAAGCAATTAGTTCTGCTGCTGATGTAGAAGAAGCATTAGAAGTCATTTTGATCGCTCTTTGTCAAAACCTCGGTTGGGAGTTTGGGGAAGCGTGGATGCCGTCCTCGGAGGGAACCGTACTTGAATACCGTCGATGTTGGTACGGGGATGTCCGTTTTGATGAATTTCGACGCCAGAGTGAGGCGTTTCGTTTTTCTCTTGGCGAGGGATTGCCAGGACGAGTGTGGGTGTCCCAACAAGTGGAATGGATCGCAGATATGACGCAGGAGAACTCGACCGTTTTTCTGCGAACTCAAATTGCCACACAAGCGGGACTGAAAGGGGTCTTAGGAATTCCGATCGCTTTCGACCATCAAGTGCTGGCAATTTTGATATTTTTCCATAAACAGGAAATGACACCAGATGAGCGATCGCTCCAACTCGTTAATGCAGTCGCGACCCAATTAGGCTCAATGATTCAGCGCAAGAAAGCAGAGGAAGTGCTGCGACAACAAGCAGCACGGGAACGGCTAATTGCTGAAGTGACTCAACAAATTCGCCAATCGCTGAATTTAGAAGAGATTCTGGATGCAACAGTCAACAGTATTCGACGCTGTTTGCTTTCAGATCGAGTGGCTATCTACCAGTTGGGAGCTAACAACAACGGCACCTTTGTAGCAGAATCAGTCGGTAAAAAATACCCTCAAATGTTAGGGAAGACTGTGAATCCATCCTGGATTCAAGAATGTTTTAGCACCTTTTCTCAGGGATTCCCAATCGTCTTGTCTGATGTTGAAAAGTTTAATTTTACAGACGATGGAATTAAGTTTTTCCAACGCTATCAGGTGAAAGCTGTTGTCGCAATGCCGGTTTTGAAAGAAGAGCGTCTATGGGGGTTACTGATTGCTCACCAGTGTGCTGCTCCTCGTGACTGGCAGGCATTTGAAGTGGATTTGTTGTCTCAGTTGGCAAATCAGGTAGCGATCGCGATTCATCAATCCCAACTCTACCAATATGTGCAGTCTGCCAATCGGGAACTCCGGCAACTCGCTAACCTAGACGGCTTAACTCAGATTGCGAATCGTCGCCGATTTGATGAGTGTCTGGATGCTAGTTGGAAGCGCTTAAGACGCGAACAAGCACCGCTGTCTTTGATTTTATTAGATGTAGATTTTTTCAAACGCTACAACGATGCTTACGGTCATCTGGAAGGGGATGATTGTTTACGGCAGGTGGCTAGCGCGATTAAAAGTGTTGTCCGGCGTCCAGCGGATTTAGTGGCGCGATATGGTGGGGAAGAATTTGCCGTAATTCTTCCCAATACTGATATTGAAGGAGCGGTTTTCGTAGCAGAGACGATTCGGCAGGCAATCAGTAACTTGGCGATTCCCCACAGCGGCTCTAAAGTGTGCAGTTATGTAACCGTCAGTTTAGGTGTGGCGGGTAGTGTACCTAACTTAGACTTGTTGCCGCAACATCTGATTAATGCGGCTGATGCGGCACTTTATGCAGCCAAAAAAGAGGGGCGCGATCGCGTAGCGCGAGTGTAA
- a CDS encoding adenylate/guanylate cyclase domain-containing protein: MESPIARPNILAVDDNPVNLKLLFHILSEQDYKVRVAPNGQLAINACNSNPPDLILLDVNMPDMNGYEVCQHLKASEKTRDIPVIFISALDQTVNKINAFKVGGVDYITKPFERLEVLARIENQLRIRELKMQLTEQNKLLQKHLESRRQAEVELRLLLVTTQAISRKKDVHSVLQTVLHLVGMTIQWDYGEAWLPAEDKNILECSQNWYSSHSSFLDFKNQSRTVILAANLGLPGKIFVFKKPEWEEDILAFKDSHSKDSLILNKEKRAASSASAFGVPIILNERVLAILVFYKKGSVPINSHTINLVTAVATQLGPLIDHKQTEEILRITQERYHSIVENAVEGIYQTTPCGRYLSANLALAKIYGYESPEELTTSIKNVEQQLYVDLNRRREFIEAMESNHAVMGFESQVYRRDGTIIWISENARSVCDSKNKLLYYEGTVSDITARKLAQEQTEKLLLNILPKPIAERLQQKQQVIADSFADVSVLFADLVGFTNFAATKTPTKLVEILNRIFIEFDMLSNKHGLEKIKTIGDAYMVVGGLPIPGADHASSIAKLALEMQSFIARFNIEINENFSLRIGINIGPVVAGVIGLTKFSYDLWGDTVNVASRMESSGIPGQTQVTAAVYERLKEQFVFQERGTISVKGKGEMMTYLLIGQK, encoded by the coding sequence ATGGAATCACCTATCGCTAGACCTAATATCCTAGCAGTTGATGATAATCCTGTAAATTTAAAACTGCTGTTTCACATATTATCTGAACAAGATTACAAAGTGCGAGTTGCACCCAACGGTCAACTCGCCATCAACGCTTGCAATTCAAATCCTCCCGATTTGATTTTGCTCGATGTTAATATGCCAGACATGAATGGATATGAAGTTTGTCAACATCTAAAAGCTTCAGAGAAAACTCGCGACATCCCGGTTATCTTCATTAGTGCTTTAGATCAAACAGTTAACAAAATAAACGCTTTTAAAGTTGGTGGTGTTGACTATATTACAAAACCTTTTGAACGTTTAGAAGTGTTAGCTCGAATCGAGAATCAGTTACGGATTCGAGAACTAAAAATGCAACTGACAGAGCAAAATAAGCTACTGCAAAAACACCTAGAATCCCGGCGACAAGCAGAAGTTGAACTCCGTCTTTTACTCGTAACCACTCAAGCGATTAGCCGCAAAAAAGACGTTCATTCGGTGTTACAGACTGTATTGCACTTAGTTGGGATGACAATTCAATGGGATTATGGCGAAGCTTGGTTGCCCGCCGAAGATAAAAATATCTTAGAATGCAGTCAAAATTGGTACTCTAGCCACTCTAGTTTCTTGGATTTTAAAAACCAAAGTAGAACAGTTATCTTGGCAGCTAATCTTGGCTTGCCAGGGAAAATCTTTGTTTTCAAAAAGCCAGAATGGGAAGAAGATATTCTAGCCTTCAAAGATTCACATTCCAAAGATTCATTGATTCTAAATAAGGAAAAAAGAGCTGCTAGTTCAGCATCTGCTTTTGGAGTTCCCATTATTCTGAACGAACGAGTATTAGCTATTCTGGTTTTCTATAAAAAAGGTTCGGTTCCGATTAATTCACATACAATTAATTTAGTGACCGCGGTAGCTACCCAATTAGGCCCTTTAATCGATCACAAGCAAACTGAAGAAATTCTCAGAATTACTCAAGAACGCTATCACAGCATCGTTGAAAATGCAGTAGAAGGCATTTATCAGACAACACCTTGCGGGCGTTATTTGAGCGCTAATTTAGCACTAGCGAAGATTTATGGTTATGAATCTCCAGAAGAACTAACAACCAGTATTAAAAATGTTGAACAGCAACTTTATGTTGACTTAAACCGACGACGTGAATTTATAGAAGCAATGGAATCTAATCATGCTGTCATGGGATTTGAGTCTCAAGTTTACCGCCGGGATGGGACAATTATTTGGATTTCTGAGAATGCCCGTTCAGTCTGCGATTCCAAAAATAAACTTCTCTATTACGAGGGAACTGTTTCTGATATTACAGCGCGAAAGCTTGCTCAAGAACAAACAGAAAAACTCTTACTAAATATATTACCAAAGCCAATTGCTGAGCGTTTACAACAAAAGCAGCAAGTCATTGCCGATAGTTTTGCTGATGTTAGTGTTTTATTTGCTGATTTAGTAGGTTTTACTAACTTTGCAGCTACAAAAACTCCAACGAAACTTGTAGAAATACTTAATCGAATTTTTATTGAATTTGATATGTTGTCTAACAAACATGGGTTAGAAAAAATAAAAACCATTGGGGATGCATATATGGTAGTAGGAGGACTACCAATACCAGGAGCAGATCATGCTTCATCAATTGCCAAACTAGCCTTAGAGATGCAAAGTTTTATCGCTAGATTCAATATTGAAATTAATGAGAACTTTAGTCTCCGGATCGGCATTAATATTGGACCTGTAGTCGCTGGAGTAATTGGTTTAACAAAATTCAGCTATGACTTATGGGGAGATACCGTGAATGTGGCTTCCCGAATGGAATCAAGTGGGATTCCTGGTCAAACTCAGGTAACGGCTGCCGTTTACGAACGCTTAAAAGAACAGTTTGTTTTCCAAGAACGAGGGACTATTTCAGTAAAAGGGAAGGGGGAGATGATGACTTATCTCTTAATTGGTCAAAAATAA